The following proteins are co-located in the Engraulis encrasicolus isolate BLACKSEA-1 chromosome 2, IST_EnEncr_1.0, whole genome shotgun sequence genome:
- the get4 gene encoding Golgi to ER traffic protein 4 homolog, with protein sequence MTEQEGSKSSSSARNRGGVQRVEGKLRASVERGDYYEAHQMYRTLFFRYMSQSKYAEARELTYNGALLFFSHHQLNSAADLSMLVLESLEKSEIEVQDEILEHLVKLYSVMDAKSPERVAFVSRALKWSTGGSGKPGSPRLHQLLALTLWKEQNYSESRYHFLRSADGEGCALMLVEYSATLGYRSEVDMFVAQAVLQFLCLKNKPSALMVFSTYTEKHPSIQNGPPFPQPLLNFIWFLLLAVDGGKLTVFTVLCEQYQPSLKRDPMYNEYLDRIGQLFFGVPPKQSSSYGGLLGNLLSSLMGSGEDEEGEEVHEDGSPIELD encoded by the exons atgacgGAGCAGGAGGGCTCGAAAAGCTCCAGCAGTGCGAGGAATCGAGGCGGAGTGCAGAGGGTGGAAGGCAAACTTCGCGCCAGCGTTGAAAGAGGAGACTACTATGAAGCTCATCAAATGTACCGGACGTTATTTTTTAG gtatatgTCACAGTCCAAGTATGCGGAGGCCAGAGAGCTGACGTATAATGGAGCCCTACTGTTCTTCAGTCACCACCAG cTAAACAGTGCTGCAGATCTGTCCATGCTTGTTTTGGAGTCTCTGGAGAAATCAGAAATAGAAGTTCAAGATGAAATACTGg agcaccTGGTGAAGCTCTATAGTGTGATGGATGCCAAGTCTCCAGAGCGTGTGGCGTTCGTCTCTCGAGCGCTGAAGTGGTCAACTGGCGGATCCGGCAAACCTGGCAGCCCACGACTACACCAGCTGCTGGCACTCACGCTGTggaaag aGCAAAACTATAGTGAGTCTCGTTACCACTTCCTGCGGTCAGCTGATGGCGAGGGCTGCGCTCTGATGCTGGTGGAATACTCAGCTACCCTCGGCTACAGGAGCGAGGTCGACATGTTCGTAGCCCAGGCAGTACTACA gttcctGTGTTTGAAGAACAAGCCGAGTGCATTGATGGTGTTCAGCACGTATACAGAGAAACATCCGTCGATCCAGAACGGGCCGCCCTTCCCACAACCCCTCCTCAACTTCATATGGTTCCTACTGCTAGCTGTGGAcgg ggggAAGTTAACAGTCTTTACAGTGTTATGTGAACAGTATCAACCGTCTCTGAAGAGAGACCCCATGTACAacgag tatCTGGACAGGATAGGGCAGCTGTTCTTCGGCGTTCCCCCCAAACAGTCGTCATCATACGGAGGCCTGCTAG gtaatcTGCTCTCCAGCCTGATGGGCtcgggtgaggatgaggagggggaggaggtgcaCGAGGATGGAAGCCCCATCGAGCTCGACTGA